A region from the Malus domestica chromosome 07, GDT2T_hap1 genome encodes:
- the LOC103410337 gene encoding uncharacterized protein, protein MEAHFAKSVPVPLILLSLFPIIVFCSFTTVRSDHESSTMINLRLPSDATSADRCSAQVESPLSRPMCPVSCFRPDPVCGVDGVTYWCGCQEAQCAGVKVGKLGFCEVGNGGSAPLSAQALLLVHIVWLIVLGFAVLFGLF, encoded by the coding sequence ATGGAAGCCCATTTCGCAAAATCGGTGCCAGTCCCTCTCATCCTCCTGAGCCTCTTCCCAATCATTGTCTTCTGTTCCTTCACTACAGTTCGATCCGACCACGAATCATCTACGATGATTAATCTCCGGTTGCCCTCAGATGCCACGTCCGCGGATCGATGCAGTGCACAAGTGGAGTCACCCTTGTCCCGCCCCATGTGTCCGGTAAGCTGCTTTAGACCAGACCCGGTGTGTGGGGTGGACGGGGTTACCTACTGGTGTGGGTGCCAAGAGGCACAATGTGCCGGTGTCAAAGtaggaaaattagggttttgtgaagTGGGCAACGGGGGGTCTGCCCCTCTCTCTGCTCAGGCGCTGCTTCTGGTTCACATTGTTTGGCTGATCGTCCTCGGCTTCGCGGTCCTTTTCGGGCTGTTCTGA